From the Tenacibaculum dicentrarchi genome, the window AACAGTTTTTTAAACTTAGATGAAAATCAAAATAATTGCTGTTAAAAAAAAATTATAATAATGCATCGTAATAATACGATTAAAACTTAAAAATCATGAAATTATCAGAAATTAAAAATCATTTATCATCATTAAAAACAATTGCTTTTCAATTACCAAATGGAGAACTTGTACCAAATCATTTTCACGTAACAGAAGTTGGAAAAATCACCAAAAACTTTATTGATTGTGGCGGAACAGTAAGAAATGAAGAAGTTGTAAACTTTCAATTATGGAAAGCTGATGATTATGACCACAGATTACATCCTGAAAAATTAATCAATATTATTGAACTTTCTGAAAAGCTATTAAATATTACTGATTTAGATATTGAAGTAGAATATCAAGGAAGTACTATTGGAAAATATGGATTGGATTTTGATGGAACTAACTTTTTATTAACAACCACATTAACCGATTGCTTAGCAAAAGATAAATGTGGAATTCCTGAAAAACCAAAAGTAAAAATAACAGAAATTAAACAACAAACAAGTTGTGCACCTAATTCGGGATGTTGTTAAGTCTTTAATAATTGTAAAAAACGGTCAGTTCGAGTAATTTTTTTCTTCAAAAAATTGTATCGAGAACTTTTTTATCTTCAAAATCAAGAAAAATAAAATATAAATTCTCGATACAATTTTAATTCCTTTTAGTCATTAAAATCACTCGAATTGACAACGTTTTTAAATAGATACTGAATTATAGGAAAACAGCTAATTATATAAAATTACGACTTAAATTTCATCCCTAAATGCACTACTTTTTTAGTTTCGTAGAAATCTTCTTCAAAGAAATCTGGTAAATCATAAATCGTTGCTGAGGTGTATTTTTCTAATTCTTCCGATAAATCACCACCTTTTAAATATAAGATTCCGTTTTTTAAATCGTGATTTTGTTTTTTAGCAATTTTTCCTTTTGTCCAACCAACAAAAGTTTCCATTTGTGCCACTGCTCTACTTACAATAAAATCGTAAGTATCTTTTACTTCTTCTACACGTCCGTTGGTAGTTTTTACGTTTTGTAAACCTAAACCTTCTACAACTTCGTTCACTACTTTAATTTTTTTTCCAATAGAATCAACTAAATGAAACTGAGTTTCAGGAAATAAAATAGCTAATGGAATCCCTGGAAAACCACCTCCTGTACCAACATCCATAACCTTAGAACCTGGTTTAAATTGCATAACTTTAGCTATACCTAATGAATGTAAAACATGACGCAAGTATAATTCATCAATATCTTTACGAGAAACAACGTTAATTTTTAAGTTCCAATCTTCATACAAAGCTTGTAATTTAGAAAACTGTTCTAACTGTGTTTCTGTTAAATCGGTAAAATATTTTTTTATAAGTTCCATTGCTATCGATATTGAAATTGAGTATATTTTTCAGTGCAAAAGTAAAAAACTAATCGGGAATACACATTTATCTAACAAAAGATATCTTTCTTGTTAAAAAGTGGTTTGTAATCAATAATATAGGCTAAAAACGTTTATTTTTGCTATATATAATACACAACACAATGAAGACTATAAACTTCTCACGAACAAACAATGTAAAGTTCTTTCGAACGCTAAATAAAAAGGTAAATACCTACTTTAAAGAAAATAATATCAAGCGTACGGGGAACTGGAAATTGTATAGCAAAGCAATTATTATGTTTGCTACTTTTTTAATTCCTTTTGTATTAATATTAACAGTAACAATGCCTGAGTCAACAATGCTTTTACTTACCGTTATTACAGGAATTGGTATGGCAGGTGTTGGTATGAACGTAATGCACGATGCAAACCACGATTCTTTTTCAAGCAAAAATTGGCTGAATAAATTAATGGGAAGCAGTATTTATATTTTAGCAGGAAACGTATATAACTGGAAAGTACAACACAATGTATTACACCATACTTTTACCAATATTAAAGGACATGATGAAGATATTGACGCTGGTAGAATTATCCGTTTTTCGAAGCATTCAAAATGGTTACCTGTGCATCAATTTCAAAAATTTTATTCAATATTTTTATACGGGTTATTAACTATTAACTGGGCTATTACTACCGATATAAAACAAATGAGTAGTTATTTAAAACGTAAGTTATCGTATGGTAAATTTCCTAATCCGAAGGTAGAATGGACAAAATTAGTAATTTCTAAAATTGTTTATTATTCATTATGGATTGCATTGCCATTATTGGTTTTAAACATTGTTTGGTGGAAAGTTTTACTAGGTTTTTTTGTAATGCACTATACTGCAGGGATGATTTTAAGCGTTGTTTTTCAATTGGCACACGTAGTTCCAAAAACAGAAATGCCATTACCCGATAAAGATGGAAATTTAGAACACACCTGGGCAGTTCATCAATTATATACCACCTCTAATTTTGCACCTACAAACTGGTTGGTTAATTTTTATACTGGTGGATTAAATCATCAGGTAGAACACCATATTTTTCCGCATATTTCGCATGTTCATTATAATAAAATAGCAAAAATAGTCAAGGAAACTGCCCAAGAATTTGACTTGCCATACAACGAATACAAAACAATGACAAGAGCTTTTATTGAGCACTTTAAACAATTAGGAAGTTTGGGTGAAAAACCTCATGCAGCTTAAAATAATACGCATTTTAACAACACGCATTTTAACAAAATGCACCTTAATAATATAATCAATGTCAAACGCATTATCAAACAGAATTAACAGTTTACCAATATCTCAAACTTTGGCGATGGCTGCTAAAGCAAGAGAATTAAAAGCCGCAGGTAAAGATATTATCAGTTTAAGCTTAGGAGAGCCTGACTTTAATACGCCCGATTTTATTAAAGATGCCGCCATCGAAGCAATTAATCAAGATTATAATTCATACACACCTGTTGATGGTTATGTAGAGTTAAAAGAAGCTATTTGTACAAAATTTAAGCGTGATAATAATTTAAGTTATGCGCCAAACCAGATTGTCGTTTCAACAGGAGCAAAACAATCGATTGCAAATATTGCACAGGTGTTATTAAACCCAGGCGATGAGGTTTTATTACCAGCGCCTTATTGGGTAAGTTACTCAGCAATTGCTACTTTATGTGAAGCTAAATTTGTTGAAATTCCTTCTTCTATTGATACTGATTTTAAAATTACTCCAGCACAATTAGAAGCAGCAATTACGCCTAAAACAAAAATGATTTTCTTTAACTCGCCAAATAACCCAAGTGGAAGTATTTATACCGAGGCAGAATATAGAGCATTGGCGAAAGTATTAGAAAATCACCCAAATATTTATATTTTATCGGACGAAATTTACGAACATATTAACTATGGAACAAAACATTTTAGTTTTGCAGCTATCGAAAATATGTACGACCGTACCATTACCGTAAACGGATTAGCAAAAGCTTTTGCTATGACAGGTTGGAGAATTGGTTTTATCGGTGCGCCACAATGGATTGCTAAAGCGTGTACTAAAATGCAAGGACAAATTACTTCAGGAACAAACTGTATTGCACAACGAGCGGCAATTACCGCTGTTTTAGCTGAACCAACTAAAATTAAATATATGGTAGATGAATTTAAAACTCGTAGAGATTTAGTTTTAAGTTTATTTGCAGAAATTGAAGGATTTAAATTAAATATTCCTGAAGGAGCATTTTATGTTTTTCCTGACGTATCTTCTTTCTTCGGAAAAACAATTAAAGGACATGAAATTAAAAATGCAAGTGATTTTTCTATGTTATTATTAGAAGAAGCAAATGTAGCAACCGTAACTGGTGAAGCTTTTGGTGCACCTGCTTGTATTCGTATGTCGTATGCGGCTTCGGAATTACAATTACGTGAAGCAGTTAGAAGAATTAAAGAAGTATTAAGTTAATATTTATATCTTTTTATATCTTCGGATAAAATATTTTATAGAAAATCTCACAACATAACGTTGTGAGATTTTTTAGTTTATTTAAAAAGGCACTTTTGATAAATTACCTTCATTTTTACGGGCTATTTTTCGGGCTATTTTACCTTGTTTTTTCGCCGCTTTTTCAGCTAGCTTTTTAAGCTTCTTTTCATTGATTTTCTTTAAATACAAAATACCTTTATCATAATCAATCAAAGCCTTGCCACTCTCTAAAATATCAGCGCCGATAATACCATCAACCTCTGTAGCATCGTGCTGAGTTAACGCCGTATTTACGTGTACCAAATCAAACAAAACCAAGCTAGATTTTGTGGTTTTCCAATTCCCTATTTTCAATACATTATTTTCTGACACTCGAGTTTCCATATCAATAGCCCCTGCCCCTGCTGCTTTTACTTCGCTTTCTTGCGATACCAATTTAAAACGATTCACCAAATCTAAACCAACACATGAGTTTGAAGCACCTGTATCTAAAATAAATGTTCCTTTTATGCCGTTTATTTTTGCAGTTAATTCTAAGTGATGTGTTTCCTTTTTGCGGAGTTTTATTTTAGAATACTTCTTTTTCTTTAATATTTTCTTCAAACTTGCCATTTCTCGTACTTTTGTGGTTTTGCTAATTGTAAATATACATAAATGATTACCGATACACACACCCATTTATATTCCGAAGAATTTGACCAAGACAGAACCGACATGATACAGCGTGCAAAAGATGCGGGCGTTTCTCGTTTTTTTATTCCTGCCATCGACAGTTCATCCACAGAAAGAATGTTCGATTTAGAAAAAAATTTTCCGAACGATGTTTTTTTAATGATGGGTTTACATCCAACCTATGTCAAAGAAAACTATAAAGAAGAACTTGCACACGTAAAAAAATGGATTAACAAACGTCCTTTTTATGCCATCGGTGAAATCGGGATTGATTTATATTGGGATAAAACCTTTGTAACCCAACAACAAGAAGCTTTTAGAACACAAATTCAGTGGGCAAAAGAAAAAAAGTTACCCATTGTAATTCATTGCCGAGATGCTTTTGATGAAGTTTTTGAAGTATTAGAAGCCGAAAAAGGTGCTGATTTATTCGGGATTTTTCATTGTTTCACAGGAACTTTAGAGCAGGCAAAACTAGCAATTTCATATAATATGAAATTAGGAATTGGCGGAGTTGCCACTTTTAAAAAGGGTAAAATCGATAAGTTTTTAAATGAAATCGATATAAAAGATATTGTTTTAGAAACCGATTCGCCTTATTTAGCACCAACACCTTACCGAGGAAAACGCAACGAAAGCGCTTATTTAACCAACGTTGTTGATAAATTAGTTGATATTTACGGGCTAACTTTTGATGAAATTTCAGCAATTACCACACAAAATTCTAAAAATATTTTTAGTGTCTAATTTACAAACCACCTATTACAAAACTCCCATAGGAATTGCAAAAATTATGGGAAATACAAACGGAATTCAGGCTATTTTTTGGGTAGATAAAATTACAGAAACCCCCACAAAAACGACTGACTGTTTGCACAATTGTGTGGTGCAATTATCCGAATATTTTGCAGGAATACGAACAACTTTCGATTTAAAATTAAATCCGCAAGGAACAGATTTTCAACAAAAAGTTTGGGCAGAATTATTAAATATTCCATTCGGAAAAAGCACAACTTATTTACAGCAATCAAAACAATTAGCAAACCCGAAAGCCATACGAGCCGTTGCATCGGCAAATGGTAAAAACCCCATTTCGATTATAATTCCTTGTCATCGAGTTATCGGTTCAGACGGTTCGTTAACAGGATATGCTGGCGGTTTATGGCGTAAAAAATGGCTTCTAGAACATGAAAGTGATTGTAAACAGCAAAGTTTATTTTAATATTTGAAGCTATTTCCCGCTTTCCGCACTCGCTTTTTTTTGAAGAAAAATCAAAAAAAGAGCTCAAACAAATGCTTCAATCGGGGCTAGGAAATAGTTGCTTCAAAGCAAATAAACGTCATGCTGAATTTATTTCAGCATCCCATCAACAGGAGAAATACGGCAAATAAAGATGCGAATCTTAAATAAAACCCGTGATACAGACCCGATAAATCATGTCTCTACGAAATAATCAATTCAAATTTCGTTTTTCTACAAAAAATTTCTTCAATAAAA encodes:
- a CDS encoding retropepsin-like aspartic protease, giving the protein MASLKKILKKKKYSKIKLRKKETHHLELTAKINGIKGTFILDTGASNSCVGLDLVNRFKLVSQESEVKAAGAGAIDMETRVSENNVLKIGNWKTTKSSLVLFDLVHVNTALTQHDATEVDGIIGADILESGKALIDYDKGILYLKKINEKKLKKLAEKAAKKQGKIARKIARKNEGNLSKVPF
- a CDS encoding pyridoxal phosphate-dependent aminotransferase, which codes for MSNALSNRINSLPISQTLAMAAKARELKAAGKDIISLSLGEPDFNTPDFIKDAAIEAINQDYNSYTPVDGYVELKEAICTKFKRDNNLSYAPNQIVVSTGAKQSIANIAQVLLNPGDEVLLPAPYWVSYSAIATLCEAKFVEIPSSIDTDFKITPAQLEAAITPKTKMIFFNSPNNPSGSIYTEAEYRALAKVLENHPNIYILSDEIYEHINYGTKHFSFAAIENMYDRTITVNGLAKAFAMTGWRIGFIGAPQWIAKACTKMQGQITSGTNCIAQRAAITAVLAEPTKIKYMVDEFKTRRDLVLSLFAEIEGFKLNIPEGAFYVFPDVSSFFGKTIKGHEIKNASDFSMLLLEEANVATVTGEAFGAPACIRMSYAASELQLREAVRRIKEVLS
- the rsmG gene encoding 16S rRNA (guanine(527)-N(7))-methyltransferase RsmG, which codes for MELIKKYFTDLTETQLEQFSKLQALYEDWNLKINVVSRKDIDELYLRHVLHSLGIAKVMQFKPGSKVMDVGTGGGFPGIPLAILFPETQFHLVDSIGKKIKVVNEVVEGLGLQNVKTTNGRVEEVKDTYDFIVSRAVAQMETFVGWTKGKIAKKQNHDLKNGILYLKGGDLSEELEKYTSATIYDLPDFFEEDFYETKKVVHLGMKFKS
- a CDS encoding TatD family hydrolase gives rise to the protein MITDTHTHLYSEEFDQDRTDMIQRAKDAGVSRFFIPAIDSSSTERMFDLEKNFPNDVFLMMGLHPTYVKENYKEELAHVKKWINKRPFYAIGEIGIDLYWDKTFVTQQQEAFRTQIQWAKEKKLPIVIHCRDAFDEVFEVLEAEKGADLFGIFHCFTGTLEQAKLAISYNMKLGIGGVATFKKGKIDKFLNEIDIKDIVLETDSPYLAPTPYRGKRNESAYLTNVVDKLVDIYGLTFDEISAITTQNSKNIFSV
- a CDS encoding methylated-DNA--[protein]-cysteine S-methyltransferase, which translates into the protein MSNLQTTYYKTPIGIAKIMGNTNGIQAIFWVDKITETPTKTTDCLHNCVVQLSEYFAGIRTTFDLKLNPQGTDFQQKVWAELLNIPFGKSTTYLQQSKQLANPKAIRAVASANGKNPISIIIPCHRVIGSDGSLTGYAGGLWRKKWLLEHESDCKQQSLF
- a CDS encoding DUF6428 family protein, which produces MKLSEIKNHLSSLKTIAFQLPNGELVPNHFHVTEVGKITKNFIDCGGTVRNEEVVNFQLWKADDYDHRLHPEKLINIIELSEKLLNITDLDIEVEYQGSTIGKYGLDFDGTNFLLTTTLTDCLAKDKCGIPEKPKVKITEIKQQTSCAPNSGCC
- a CDS encoding fatty acid desaturase family protein — protein: MKTINFSRTNNVKFFRTLNKKVNTYFKENNIKRTGNWKLYSKAIIMFATFLIPFVLILTVTMPESTMLLLTVITGIGMAGVGMNVMHDANHDSFSSKNWLNKLMGSSIYILAGNVYNWKVQHNVLHHTFTNIKGHDEDIDAGRIIRFSKHSKWLPVHQFQKFYSIFLYGLLTINWAITTDIKQMSSYLKRKLSYGKFPNPKVEWTKLVISKIVYYSLWIALPLLVLNIVWWKVLLGFFVMHYTAGMILSVVFQLAHVVPKTEMPLPDKDGNLEHTWAVHQLYTTSNFAPTNWLVNFYTGGLNHQVEHHIFPHISHVHYNKIAKIVKETAQEFDLPYNEYKTMTRAFIEHFKQLGSLGEKPHAA